A stretch of DNA from Lysinibacillus sp. B2A1:
AAATGTAGCATCATTATGCTTGTGTCTTCCATTGTCTTTGGGGCAGTTACGACATTTATTCCTTTATATGCACAGCAAATTAACAATGGTAGTGCGGGAATTTATTTGATGCTGCAGGCAACAGTAGTGGTACTGGCACGCTTAACCTTGAAAAAATATATTCCTTCAGATGGAAAATGGCATAATTCTTTTATGATACTTGCTATGATTATTTTAGCTTGTGCTGCAGGGGCTGTAAGTTTTGCTATAGAGGGCGGGGTTCTTTTCTTTTATGTAGGCTCAATTTTAATGGGTCTAGCACAGGCCATTGTCTATCCAACACTGACTACCTATTTAAGCTTTGTTTTAGACAAAGATAATCGGAATATGCTATTAGGTTTATTTATTGCCATGGCAGATTTAGGTGTTTCGCTCGGTAGTGTGATGATGGGACCAATTGCAGATGCTTTATCGTTTTCATATATGTATGGTATATGTGCATGTTTAGGTTTACTCATGATATTGATTTCATTTGAAAAGAGAGCAACTTATTGAAAATAGTAATGAGCACTATTTTCATAGATTGTTTTTTCCTATTTGGCGGGCGTTTGTACGCTTCAAAATAAAACCCCAGAGGCTGTCTATGGATTTTTGGAGAGCGGAGCTTTTCGAGCGAGCTCAAAAAAATCTGGACGTAATACGCTGAGGCATAATTGATATGTCTAAAGGTATAAAAATCATAACAACAGGTAAACCTTTTATGAGACTAGTTTCCATGAAAGGGGAAATTGACGTATGACTACAGTTTTAACAGCAATTAAACGTGAAAAAGGGCATCGCTCATCATTAACGCAGCTTAGACAGAACGGTGCTATTCCAGGTGTTGTCTATGGCTATCAGATGGAGTCAACAGCCATCTCAGTGGATGCTAGAGCATTTGCCAAAATACTAGCTACGTTCGGAAATAAAAGTGTCTTTCAATTAGATATGGATGGCAGGCAGATCAATGCAGTATTAACAGAAGTGCAACGTTGTGCGCTTAAGGGCAATGTAAAGCATGTGGATTTTAAATCCATCAATATGTCTGAGGAGCTAGAGGTAGATATTCCAGTGACAGTGGTTGGTCATGCAGTAGGAGTTGCAGATGGAGGATTCCTTTTACAGCCTAATCGTGAGGTACGTATAAAGGTGAAGCCGACAGAAATTCCTGAATCAATAGAGGTAGATGTCACTAGTTTAGCTATTGGGACTTCCCTCTATGTCGGAGATATCCGTCAGCAGTTTTCCTTTGATATCTTACAGGAGGATGATTATACATTAGTGACAATCACACCACCTGCTGCTGAAAATGTACAGGAAGATGATACAGTGGACGACACACCTGAAGTGATAGAAGCAACTGGCCAAAATACTGCTGAGCCAAAAGAATAGAGCAAGAGAGGAGCCATCTTACATGTAGTAAGTGGCTCCTTGCTGTTTATTGTATAAACTGCTGTATAGATTTACGATAACGGAAATACATGACTAGGTACATAGCGAAAGCTGCTAAAAATAGCCATGGTGGGATAAAACGCATGAGGGCAAAGGGTGTTTCAAATAAAAAAGCAAAAAGGAAAGCAGAACCTTCTTTATCCCATAAACCTGGGGTAAAATAAGCATCTTTTATATGGAGAAACTTGGAGAAATTGTCGTTATTATAAAAAATCATAAACCATATAAAAGAGAGGATCGCCCAATTGCTGGAATGCTTCATTAATCGTTTATATTTAGCAATTTGGGAATCATTATCAGAAAATAATTGGTCATTGCCATCTTTTCTTTTTAACCAGTAATAAGTACCATCGTATGATTTTTCTTTTAATGCTTGCCAGCCAAAATCCTCATATAACTGCTTATAGTTAGTTTGGTCTTCTTTCCGAAGATCCTGTTGACAATCAATGCGGATAACTTGTTCAAGATCAGCTGTACTTTTAAATGTATAAAAACCAACAGAATTGATTTTTGTACAAACCCATCCTTTGGACAGCATATGATTTAACCATTGCTCTTCCTTATCGATATCAAAAAAGATTTTAAACTTTTTCAAATCCATCAGCTCCCTCATATAAAGATAAAATTCGCTGCAATCTTTGTTGCTCGGCTGCTAATATTTTTAGTCCCTCAGCCGTTGTTTGGTAAACCTTGCGTCTTGTGTCCTGAGTCTCAACGGGCGAAATCCAATGATATTTCAATAAATTTTCAATTGCTCCGTACATAGTGCCAGCAGCAATTCTTACACTACCAGCACTCATTTCCTCGATTTTTTGCATCATTGCATAGCCATGTAACGGTTCCCGTAAGGCGAGTAGAATATAATGCATGGTTTCAGATAAAGGCAGTAATTTATGTTTTTTCACTAGTTCACCTCATATACAGTTCGACTATATAGTTTGATTATATATAGTCGAACTGTATATTGCAACTGAATAAAAAAAGACAATGCACTTTTTGCATTGTCTTGAAAGCTTATACTACGGCGCTTTTCACGCCAGTCCATCTCATAAATAATTTTTCATTAAAAGTTAAAGCAAATTGTACGATTGGTCCGAGTCCAAAAGCCATCAGCATAGTACCTATACCGATAGGACCACCCAGTAAAAAGCCAATCACAGCAACCGTTACTTCCATAGTTGTTCGGGAGCGTGTGACACTCCAGCCTAGTTTATGAACCATAAGTAACATTAGTGTATCTCGCGGGCCAATGCCTAAATTTGCTACCATATACATACCGCAGCCCCAGCCCAATAAGACTAATCCTGTTAGGTAGGAAACGAGCTGCATCCAAAAACCATCAATGTCAGGCAGCCAGTAATTAAAAACATCAATAAAAATACCTGCTAAAAACATATCGATAAAAGTCCCTGGTAATGGGAATTTTTTCGTGATAACCATATCAAAGGCTAAGATTGCAAGTCCCAATAAGATGGACCAAGTGCCAATCGTTAATCCAATTGATTTCGTTAAGCCGATATGCAGTACATCCCATGAGCCTACACCAAAGAGTTGGCCTTTAATGGTTAATGTAATACCAAAAGAAAGTACAATAATGCCTGTTATGAAAAACAAACATCGCGTAAAAAAAGCTTGTTTCATTTTTTAACCTCATTCATCCGGAAATTCCTGTTGTCTATCAAATTATTATAGCAATGGATTTTCAATATGTCCGAAGATTGTCATTTCACATTTTTCAAAAAAAACGGTTTAGCTTTATTATGAGAGGGCAAAATAGATAATGTAGATGAAAGGATGGGATGAAATGATTTCTGTACGCGATGAAATTTTAGAAGTTTTGAATCGTGAAAAAATAGGAACGATGGCAACAGTAGAAAATGGTAAACCCTACTCACGTTACATGACTTTCCAACATGAAGATTTTGTGTTATATACGGTGACAAATAAACATTCTGAGAAAATGGAAGAGCTTCGCAAAAATCCATATACCCATATATTATATGGCTACGAAAATGGAGGCTTTGGTGATACGTATGTTGAAATAGAGGGTAAACTCACAGAAGTACACGAGGAAGGCATTAAAAATAAAATAGCAGAGTTTTTTACGAGTATTTTTGTAGGCAATCAGGACGAAATGGTATCACTTAAAATTGAACCTATTCGTATGCGCTTAATGAATAAAAAGGGGCAACCTCCAAAAGAGTTAGAATTTACAAACGACCATGAGTAAATGGTCGTTTTTATGAGCATAAAAATAGCAAAAGCAATAAAATTTATGAATCCAACCGTTGAGTGAACGAAAGATAAAATATAAGTGGAAAAGGGAATATGACTTACACACAAATACCATCTGAAAGGAAAAAATAATCCATTCATAAACAATTTTACAAAAAGATACTTGTAAATAATAGTTAAGTGTAGTTAACTTAACTAAAGGGATATTTTAAAATAGGAGTTGAGAGTATTGAGGTTGTTTGAAGGGATTTTAATTGTTGTTCATATTTTTTGGCTTTTTTCTTTTTTGTTTAGATTCGATGCAAAAGTTAAAACAATGATTAATGTTATCGCACTAATTCTTTTGGTTATTCATCTTGGGTTTGAGGGTTACAGATGGCAAATGGGATTAACCTATATATTATTTATTCTTTTAACTGCTTTCACAATAAAGCCATTTAGACAAAGGAACGTAGAAAGAGCCACGCTTGGAAGCGTAAAAAATAAACGGAAGGTCAAAAAGCTTTTATACATATTATTTATTGTTATTTATACGTTCAGCAGCTTTGGTTTAGTCACTATTATGCCTGTATTTCAACTTCCAAAGCCTACAGGTCCTTTTGAGGTAGGTATGAATTCAAGGCATTTGATAGATGAATCCAGATATGACTCGCA
This window harbors:
- a CDS encoding 50S ribosomal protein L25, which gives rise to MTTVLTAIKREKGHRSSLTQLRQNGAIPGVVYGYQMESTAISVDARAFAKILATFGNKSVFQLDMDGRQINAVLTEVQRCALKGNVKHVDFKSINMSEELEVDIPVTVVGHAVGVADGGFLLQPNREVRIKVKPTEIPESIEVDVTSLAIGTSLYVGDIRQQFSFDILQEDDYTLVTITPPAAENVQEDDTVDDTPEVIEATGQNTAEPKE
- a CDS encoding PadR family transcriptional regulator: MKKHKLLPLSETMHYILLALREPLHGYAMMQKIEEMSAGSVRIAAGTMYGAIENLLKYHWISPVETQDTRRKVYQTTAEGLKILAAEQQRLQRILSLYEGADGFEKV
- a CDS encoding general stress protein, which codes for MISVRDEILEVLNREKIGTMATVENGKPYSRYMTFQHEDFVLYTVTNKHSEKMEELRKNPYTHILYGYENGGFGDTYVEIEGKLTEVHEEGIKNKIAEFFTSIFVGNQDEMVSLKIEPIRMRLMNKKGQPPKELEFTNDHE